The genomic window gtgccagcaacttaagcgttccaggttcaattcccgctttcgccatccaagtcactgccgttgtgtccttgggcaagacactttacccacctgctcccagcgccacccacactgctttaaatgtaactatgatattgggtttcactatgtaaagtgctttgagtcactagagaaaagcgctatataaatataattcacttcacattaaaaaaacataacattttgatGTCCATCAATGGGAGATGCaattaaacaaatatttatttaatggATCAGCTAAGAAAATGTGGAATGTAGATTTTATGCTGAATCCCGAACAAAATACGAATGAGATGAAAGATAATGAAGCAGGTAAATTAAATGCAAATAATAAAGTGAACACACGCTTGAGGCTGCAAACTGATTCCCAATAAGTCTGTATTCCACGCAGTGTGCATGGACACTGGGACTTCACATATAGGTGTGAAAATACCAAAACAGGGCTTCTGTTTGCTGAGACCATGGCTAtgaccagtgacgtgctgtcaggggggCATGTGAGGCAGTGCTATGAGATGTCCAAAAAACAGTAATACGATAAGTTTCAATATTTCTCtgttggtttatgctttctatgtgattttggtgtggttcttgtatatttggataattttcatggtcaaaatcgcggaaattctgtgtttcctgatcaaaataacgcagcagaccaggagtgaggcagacacaggtggtgcctccagggctacacacaaagtgtataGAGCTTGTATGTGAGAGGGGGCGTGTGCTTGATGCCAcgggggaaaaggcaggccatgaggcagcaagtacctctgcctcaaaatAGGGGgcgacagaggtgggtagtaacgcgctacatttactccgttacatcttcTTGagcaacttttgggataaattgtacttctaagagtagttttaatgcaacatacttttacttgagtatatttgtagagaagaaacgctacttttactccgctccatttatctacattcagctcactaCTCGTTACTGATTTGTATCGATCTGTTAGTGCATGGTTTGTTTCTTATTGGTTTGTCAGAGAGACCTTCAacgtaggatccatcacatgcctacgtttcaccaatcaaatgcagtcactggtgacgtttgactccgtttcaccaatcaaacagagccaggcggtcacatgattactgcacacttttttttttaataaacctttatttataaattttaacatttacaaacagttgaaaatcaaaatcaaagtaagtacaaaaactgtacaaaacagtataaaaaacatacaaaacagcgcctgggggttgtaaattcaaagtaactaaaatagaatgcgaaatatatatatatatatatatatatatatatatatatatatatatatatatatatatatatatataaaataaacaaagtgcaaagccataggcacactcaatctcagtaaataacttaaatttggaacacagcatcatcgttttcacagctttttggttgttagaggtagagtgttttaatgtagagttctaaatcttttttaaaggcacaaaaaaaggtcgggtattgagaaacttacatttatgaaaatacaacttagccaatagtataatgaggttgcaaaggtaaaattcattttcaattttttttcaatacagtgtaaaaccaaatatatattatttaatgtagAATTttcttttagttgcttaagagatattcctggctctgaatttgttcgttcctattttttttttttgtgcattacttgttgccgtcatcattaaacgaacaggttactcatcagttactcagtacttgagtagtttttttcacaacatactttttaattttactcaagtaaatatttgggtgactactccttacttttacttgagtaatacatctctaaagtaacagtactcttacttgagtacaatatctggcTACTCCACCCACTTCTGGGGTGCGATAtattgttcaatgcctcagcagtaatctgactcgccacactgggagaaatggGGGCGCTAAAGTTAATGGACACATGTCTCTCCAGgagaagccagccttttttcttttttttttttaaactgtatttataacaattatggcatttttattagagtaagtcAGCGTTTGTGGGcattattgctgcttcagatacaaatacagaaaggtaagatacactcacaatacttgatttattttgttaaaagaaaatgagaCCGAAAAGTATTCAATAACAATTTTGTCGGatactttttggaccaatttgtcaTACCATAATATCACTATGATAAcctttttatgaaagcaaattagTCCCTTCGTTttcctgttactctaatgtgcaacctaaatcaacaatggttagaactgctcatatgaatttaagtaaaaaaagaagaaaaaaaagaagaaaaaaaactccaaaagtatctaaaagggggaaaaaagtatttagtcagccaccgattgtgcaagttctcccacttaaaatgaggacagaggtctgtaattttcatcataggtacacttcaactgtgagagacagaatgtggaaaaaaatccaggcattcacattgtaggaattttaaagaatttatttgtaaattatggtggtatACTcggtattctttttcctccaaacacgacgagttgagtttataccaaaaagttctattttggtttcatctgaccacatgacattcgcccaatcctctgctgtatcatccatgtatccattttggtacaaactcaactcgtcatgtttggaggaagaagaatactgagttgcatcccaagaacaccacacctactgtgaagcatgggggtggaaacatcatgcattggggctgtttttctgctaaggggacaggacgattgatccgtgttaaggaaagaatgaatggggccatgtatcgtgagattttaaaccaaaacctccttccatcagtgagagttttgaatggttgaccaaatacttattttccaccatcatttacaaatacattttttaaaattcctacaatgtgaattcctggatatttttttttcacattctgtcttgcaGTCGCTAACTGCGGCTATTGTAGCCAAACACTGTACAACATgcggctgggctggcacgctgtttgtacaggttgtgaCTTGGCGGTCAcaccagcagcactgagagcgcactcagccaaactacctttaggtcaggggtgtcaaacttatttcagatcgggggtcacatggagaaaaatctactcccaagtggacctgactggtaaaatcatggctcgataacttaaaaataaagacaacgttagattgttttctttgtttaaaaatacaagaaaaacattctgaaattgtacaaatcataatgtggttgtttttttgttttttttaacaaacaactgttgcggttaatagtatatatactttgtcgttatttatattttctgaatacattatgtgataatgtttattagtcaattcattggtgttaattttcaatctatcgagATAATAATGtccaaatcaaattacagtatgttatttatgtattttggtcattttcctcgactgctgTACGaagatgtggtttattttgtacatatgtaacatcatttacagagatacaaagaattgctattgtgacatctggtggacacatttagtaTAGCTGGTTCATTCATCTAAAAATtttaggtacatttttatacttagcaaactcatcccgcaggccggataaaacctgtttgcgggcctgatacAGCCCTCGGGCCGTGCGATTGACACAACCGCTCTTGGTAATGttgcaattaattattttttcattttttcatttgATAGCGTAATCATAATACAGGTAATGTGaaaacagactttttttttgtccccgcccaaaactaaaagaagaaaaaaaattaaaatactaaaaaaataaagtaaaaaaactcTTCACCACAAGTAGATAGAGTATCACACTGACTAAAAGGGAAACAAGTGACAACAATAATAATCACTAACATACAGAGAAGtgtcactgaataaaaacaacaaaagcaacaaaaacaacaataaaaaaatatactttttggtataaactcaactcgttgtgtttggaggaagaagaatactgagttgcatcacaagaacaccacacctactgtgaagcatgggggtgggaacatcatgctttggggcggtttttctgctaaggggacaggacgattgatccatgttaaggaaagaatgaacggggccatgtattgtgagattttgagccaaaacctcccaaAGTAtttgtttgaccaaatacttattttccaacataatttccaaataaattatttaaaattcctacaatgtgaattcatggatttttttttcacattctgtctctcacagttgaagtgtacctatgatgaaaattacagacctctgtcatcattttaagtgggagaacttgctcaatcggtggctgactaaatacttttttgccccactgtatgcctCACCTGGCTGTAAGCATTGTGTGTTGTTAGGATAGCATTGGATTTTAATTACCACTCACGGTAACAAACTGCCGCTGGTGGTTttggaattatttttttgtttgaaaaactcAAAAAAACACTCAGTCACGTTAATCTGCACCAAATGATATCAGTTAGAATTGCCCGGTATCGGTCATCATACTGAATGTCATCTGCTGAACTTTAAAAAAGATCAATTTCAACTTTTAACGTGTGTTTCGCACAAAGACGACAATCAcctttgttttattgtttaacaGCATCGTAGCGTTATTTGTCGACCCGTCCAAGACTGTGAAACGAGCACACCTTGACTTCTCCactttaggattttttttttttctttctttcaaatCGATCCCTCTGGCATCTCCAGCTTTCCATTACCAGAGAAGTGCTCGGGGAATAGCCCTCACACCGCAGACTTTTATTTCTAATTCTCCCGCAGCCCGGCTAAAGAATGTAATCAGAGTAATACCTGAGAAGTTTGTAACATGTCTATACGATACACTGTACAACATTGATCAAATGTCATGGTCACCGCCGGACTGTAAATTAAATATTGATTAAACCTTTCATTCATTTTCATGCCACCTTTCTTACACCCTTTTTAATAACGCCGTTCTCTGGTTTCCTGCTTTTTCCCAGGTGGCCCTGAGCCAGGAGGACGACTCCTCCAGCCCAAAGAGCTCCTCAAGAGACTCCTCAAAGACAGTGGGTCTCCTGAGCGGCCAGGCTCCCCTTTCGCCTCTCAGCCGCTGGATGCTTCACGGTAGAAGCCGGGCTGCCAACGCCACCTCTATGGAGCTGCCCTACCGTTCCCCGGTGGCTTTCTCCAAGCAGGAGTTTTCCAAACAGGAGTTCTGGGAAATGCTGGGCAGCGACCTGCTAAAAGCCGACGCCTCTGGCTCCAGGGTCAAGCGGCGGCCCATCGTCAAAACCGGCAAGTTCAAGAAAATGTTCGGCTGGGGAGATTTCTACTCAAACATCAAGACGGTGCGGCTGAACCTGCTCATCACCGGCAAGATCGTAGACCACGGCAACGGCACGTTTAGCGTCTACTTCCGCCACAACTCCACGGGGCAGGGCAACATCTCGGTCAGCCTGGTGCCGCCGGTCAAGGCGGTGGAGTTTGATCTGGAGCGCCAGAGCGTAGTCTACCCAAAGGACTCCAAGATCTTCAACTGCCGCGTGGACTACGAGAAAGTGGACCGCAGCAAGCGCACCTCGCTTTGCAACTACGACCCATCCAAGACCTGCTTCCAGGAGCAGATCCAGAGCCACGTCTCCTGGATTTGCTCAAAGCCTTTTAAAGTCATCTGCATCTACATTTCCTTTTACAGCACGGACTACCGCCTCGTGCAAAAGGTCTGCCCGGACTACAACTACCACAACGAGATGCCCTACTTGCCGTCGGGCTAGAGGACTTGTTGGGGGAAGAATAGGGGACAAAATTGGGGCCAGAGGAAGCGAAGTGCAAGGGGGTTGGGCCGTGAATTGTTTTGGAAGCCACTGTGTAGCCGGACTGGAGGGAGActataaaatatatatgcaaaACCAAAACAGTAATTTGTACGAGTCGACGTCACATTCAAGAAGTGGACTGTAGAGAACAATACAAAAGTTCTAACCTCAACCCGGATCTGCTCCTCCATAAAGTCCTCCGTCCCCTCAGCGAGTTTTCAAGAACGTTCCAGCAAGTTAGGAAATATTTTGGCGTCCGGTTGCAATATATCCCtgtcagaaatacaaaaaaacaaagaatGGTTGCTTACTGTTTTGGTATTGACTTCTCGGCAAACAGATGAATGTACAGCAAAGTTTCAGTAGCAATCAAGGTTTTGTTGAGGGGATCAGTCCCGAGGTTGATGCATGGCCAGATGTATCTTGAAAAACCACAAACTAAAATACGAGATACCTACCCTTAAAAACGGACAGAACCACCGTTTCATTTTAAACTGGCACCATACTGAATACTTAATACTCATTGGCCCTACAAACTATCAACTTTACCGAGACTAATTTTAACCTAAGCTCAGTCTGTCAGGACTTTAGaataaagttgtactaaaacaggGGCCGGTGGTCCAAGAACTGTTAACACACCTTTGAGCAAGGCACTGAAACCCCAACTAATATTTACTTATATTATTCCACACCTGATCGAGTTCGGGTCTTAAACTTGTGGTCTGCAGGCCTTGGCCCTCGAGTTAACTTTGTAGTTCAGTGTAATTGTGGCCTGGGTCCGCAGAGAAAATTGTGTATTTTAaaccaaaaaacggatttgccaAAAAAAGGTTACGAACAAAAAATGTGTCTGAAATTTAAAATCTGTACATTTTAAAACCaacaaagaaaaatgtttttttggagTTACAAATCGTATTTTGGTTGCAAATTGTTTTCTTGGTCATAAATAGTTTCTTCGGTTACGGCTGAACTTCAAACTTGTGGGCGGGGCCTCCTCTGAACAATATGTCAGAAGCCTTTTTATTGGTCCGTCTGAGATTatggcttttgattgattgattgatttaaacttttattagtagattgcacagttcagtacatattccgtacaattgagcactaaatggtaacacctgaataagtttttcaacttgggtGGTGGGAAGTGGAGGGGGGTTGggaggggttaggtttggttgatatcagcacttctgTCATCAATAATggtatcatctgagaaatggacattgaaacagtgtcggtctgacttcgtaggatatgtagaGCGAGCAGTGAACTttgtgagctcagaaagcataagaacaagtatttacatttgattatttacaatcggggaggtgggatgtggtggggggagggtgttagtctagggttgtagttgcctggaggtgttcttttagtgcggttttgaaggagggtagagatgcactttcttttacacctgttgggagttaagacctttgttagatcggaatctgggtttaacgtggtttgtggagctccccctggtgttgtggttatggtggtcatttacgttatggaagtattTTGACAAGTATTTCGGTATCAGGGaagtgtagcagattttatagactgggctcagtgcaagttgttttactctgtcctgcACCCTGAGTCAGCCCaatttggagaagtgggtaggactgaggtgtgatctggcgtggaggtctagaagtaacctgactagcttgttcctgggatgtttggagtctagatttgagggttcctgaggtaccaggaggtgcaagcgtaatcaaaaaagggttgaatgagagttcccgctagaaccttcatggtgcttttgttgaccagagaggagattctgtagagaaatctcgttcgttggttgacctttttgattaccctGGGAGCATAGTGTGACCATATTTGGGCGTGACAACTGACTACTTCTGCCCTCAACACATTTGAAgggaaaataccaaaaacaaCGGGGAGGGTTGATACCGTAAATAAAAAGGCGTCTAACATATTGCTCAAAAGAGGAAGTAACTACAAAAAAGAATCGCTACCACAAAATAAgatctgcaaaaaaaaacaaaaaaaccttttgtttgagaaagtatattttttgtttggttGCATATAAAGACACATTTCTATCCATACCTGGGCGGCTAATAGTTAATTATATAATGATCATTTTGAAACCCACTATAAAGATcgcaaactaccgtattttttggactataagttgaAGTTTTTCTTCATAGTTTGGgccggggtgcgacttatactcaggagtaacttatgtgtgaaattattaacacattaccttaaaatatcaaataatattatttaactcattcacataagagactagacttatataagatttcatgggatttagcaattaggagtgacagattgtttggtaaacatgatctatatgttctagttcataatatgttacgttaacatagcaggcaccttctcagttggttatttatgcgtcatataacgtacacttattcagcctgttgttcactattctttatttattttaaattgcctttcaaatgtctattcttggtgttgggttttatcaaataaatttccccaaaaaattgcgacttatactccagtgcgacttatatatggtttttttccttctttataatgcattttcggcaggtgcggcttatactctggagcgacttataccccgaaaaatacggtacaataaCTGTGCAAACACATGACGGAAAAAATCTCCCATTTCCTGGGGAACTCAACCGTGTCACAATCTGCAACTTTTGCATTAAATTTTACGTTCATAATGATTGAAGGCCTATTTACTCGAATGGTTGAAAATTCAGAAGTGAATACTTTGTGGGGCCCAGCCTCACTTAGACTCTAAGTAAATTGAGGTCGAGACCCCTCTGTAAGAGTGGAAATCAGCAACTTTGCAGGGTCGGGGACGCAACATTTAGCAGGTTTCCACCAGGCTGTTCAATTCCATGGTAAAGTTTGCATCAAAACACCTTCATTAGGCCTATTTGCTAAAAAAATTAAACAGAAAAAACCCCAGTATTTTTACAGAACTGACGAGCAAGGGAAACAAGCGAACAAGCTCTTTTAATTAAAGTTCTGACATAGCGAATAATCCGGTGCTGTCTTTTGTCCCGGCTgtatgaaaattacattttgttgcCATCAGATTCCTGATTTCACGCCTTGATAACTCTGACTGTTGCGAAGGAGATTGCTCGCTCCCGACAAATACGGCGCTCCCCGCTGTTGGCCCGTTATCGCAGAGGAATGAAAATATTATCAGAGAAAATGCATATCATTTAATTTCCCCCAGAACTAATTAAGCTTTTAGCGAGGGGGCCCGCACGCACAGTATTCCTCTACATAAAGACAGCGGACGCGGGGACGTTTTAGCGCGGTTCCAGTTCAGCCAAGAGTTAAATGTTGTCTTTAAGATAAATGGCCGTCAGCTGTCTCGGTTTATGTCGCGCTTGTAAACAATAGAGGCACAATAGAGCAATGAATTAGGTTGACCTTTGTCGCAATGGATGAGCGGCCATCTGCCTACGTACAGTGGGCTTGAATTCTTATATTTAAAAACTTGTGCGTTCCCAACTCACAATGTTACAAAATAGGTAATTAATATACGAGAAAAAATAATTCACCCTAATAACAGGTGGTATCCTGATTCAATATCAATCTGATATCAGCCATGAGCTTGCATGTACAATGTCCGATACAATGAAGGGAGTGGAACTTTGTTACAACGGAATTTGTTTTCAGTACAACCCGTCCAAGAACAGACATACAGTAGACTTGGTACACACAATGAGaagaaaaaaaggtaaaaagaaaGGGAAACACGGGTGGTAgcagaagaaggaaaaaaaataaaaaattcaaaataagttcctttggggtggcggggtatccgtttgagaccaggaaaaaaagCAAATTCCAAAATAAGATCCTTTGGGTtgggtcctggtcgtggaactgtggaccagctctatactctcggcagggttcttgagggtgcatgggagtttgcccaaccagtctacatgtgctttgtggacttggagaaggcattcgaccgtgtccctcgggaagtcctgtggggagtgctcagagagtatggggtatcggactgtcttattgtggcggtccgctccctgtacgatcagtgccagagcttggtccgcattgccggcagtaaatcgaacacatttccagtgagggttggactccgccaagcttgtcctttgtcaccgattctgttcataactcttacggacagaatttctaggcgcagtcaaggcgttgaggggttccggtttggtgaccgcaggattaggtctctgctttttgcagatgatgtggtcctgatggcttcatctgaccgggatcttcagctctcactggatcggttcgcagccgagtgtgaagcgaccggaatgagaatcagcacctccaagtccgagtccatggttctcgcctggaaaagggtggagtgccatctccgggttggggaggagaccctgccccaagtggaaaattcaagtacctaggagtcttgttcacgagtgggggaagagtggattgtgagatcaacagggggatcggtgcggcgtcttcagtaatgtggacgttgtaccgatccgttgtggtgaagaaggagctgagccagaaggcaaagctctcaatttaccggtcgatctacgttcccatcctcacctatggtcatgagctttgggtcatgaccggaaggataagatcacgggaacaagcgcccgaaatgagtttcctccgccatgtggcggggctctcccttagagatagggtgagaagctctgccatccgggaggaactcaaagtaaagccgctgctccttcacatcgcgaggagccagatgaggtggttcgtgcatctggtcaggatgccacctgaacgcctccctagggaggtgtttagggcacgtccaaccggtaggaggccacggggaagacccaggacacgttgggaagactatgtctcccgggtggcctgggaacgcctcgggatcccccgggaagagctagacgaagttgaAGGCGTATATGAGAAGGGGTGTGTGGCGTCTATTTTCCGAGTGTATAACACGGATGGACGATTCGATTCGCATCTCGATACTCGAGTTGCGATGCGATTCCATATCGATTTATTCATAAAACAGAAGGATTCGATACTATTAGTATAAGGGCTGGGTGAtgtggacgaaaaagtatatctcgatatatttttgctTAAACTCGATATATTTTTCGgggaaagtatacatataaatatattcaatTTTGAACGATATTtgctgaaattgaagtgaatgacaactgtactgtaaaaagTCAGGATGGGTATTAAcggcacagaaaataaactgtttaagtggcacagaattacataacataaataaaatagaaaaatattattttcacgtaaaataaataacacagctgtgcaaataatacaaaatgtatcgaactcagatgaaaaaataaatttgcaggcaggcactttttaattcctaatcaacgatgtaatggactgtcacacatgtACGGTTCTGTTCAGTGCCGagtaagtgacttgacttaattgtgcggctatgatcttcctcatttcgtcgtacatttcgCTTGAATATTCTCTCTTCTCCTCTCCGACTCTCTCGGAtgtttgttgtgatttcccttcctggttcttgcctctgattggcctgtccctaatgttttgccctactcttaaccaatcgtgactcatcatttcaaactaaccaaccaatcatggatatTCTTTTTctacgtaaaccaaccaatcgtTGATATTTCCCGTATATTTTGTCCCCTGCCTGTGGAGTTGCACCGGTCCAGTTCTCCTTCTCTTCAatgtcaatcaattaatcaatcaatcaatcaatcaatgtttatttacatagcactaaatcacaaatgtctcaaacggctgcacaagccacaacgacttcctcagttcagagcccacaaaagggcaaggaaaaactcacaacccagggggtcgtcaatgtgaatgacttcTCCTCTTCCTCTCTTTTCTTTTGTAGCTAAAAAAACAGCTAAACTACGGAAATAGCTACTTTTTTAAAAAGTGGCGAAGCTCCCGGGAAATGTAGTTACGCTACGTAGCTGGTGGTGGCACAGTTACACTCCATATTTGATTGTATGTTGTTGTGGGTCAGTGCAGTGGGGGGAGACGGGGGAGGGTTTTAATAACCCATGGAGTATTGCTCGGGAGAACAAAGAACACAACAAATATGCAACGTCATTTTAACGCGAAAagatatattacgatattttctaaattttaatatctcgtttaaaaaaaatatcgatatatcgcccaaccctagatAGTATATGAACGGTTGTATAGAATTTGATAGGGTTTATCAAAGGTTCGATTCAAAAGCATTCCTTCCTTCGCGTACACTCCTCATCATAaatagttaccatgaattgattaacgtggacttaaacaagttgaaaaatgtatttgggtcttaccatttagtggtcaattgtatggaatatgtactgtattgtgcaatctactaatacaagtttcaatcaatcaatcaatcaatcaaaagttaaAACCTTGGTACCCAGAGCTCAGAGCAGATCTGTCCAAGCTcaatctatgagcatgaactgataaaaaCTACTCGAATGAGAGCCCGAACGTCTTCTAAAACAACTGATCATTGACTGGCACAGCACGATGTTGACGTCACGTATCTTGTGGGTCTTTATTTGGCGTCCAGCCGTGACACTGGCCTTGTTTTAAAGATGAACTGTCTACTGATTGCTAGTCTCACGCGACAGTCCATGGTCCACGTCTATTGTCGTCTCCACTTAAGTAAATAACGTCACAAGACTCTTCAAGGACAACCCTGGCTCTCGTGTTGTTTCAAAGACAAAACGATAACCCGTTTATGTGTTTACACTCGATTAACCTAAGCTGAATCTCATCGACTGAGGGGGCTGTAACCAACGTAGCCAAACCGGAACATTTCTCGAACCGGATATCCGATCACATCGGTTTATTCTTAACAACACTCAT from Nerophis ophidion isolate RoL-2023_Sa linkage group LG07, RoL_Noph_v1.0, whole genome shotgun sequence includes these protein-coding regions:
- the LOC133555657 gene encoding neurexophilin-1, yielding MRPDRRFILLLLNGTACLVALSQEDDSSSPKSSSRDSSKTVGLLSGQAPLSPLSRWMLHGRSRAANATSMELPYRSPVAFSKQEFSKQEFWEMLGSDLLKADASGSRVKRRPIVKTGKFKKMFGWGDFYSNIKTVRLNLLITGKIVDHGNGTFSVYFRHNSTGQGNISVSLVPPVKAVEFDLERQSVVYPKDSKIFNCRVDYEKVDRSKRTSLCNYDPSKTCFQEQIQSHVSWICSKPFKVICIYISFYSTDYRLVQKVCPDYNYHNEMPYLPSG